CAGACGTTCTCTCCTCTTGGGAGTGTCTGTCCTTGAAGCTGGGGAAGGTGAGGTTGCGGGGCGCCCCAGTCAAGTGCAGCAAGAAGTTGGCGTCCTCTTCCATGGTCTCGAACTTGCCGATGAAGTCGTAGTCCAGCAAGCAGGGGCTGCAGAGGCGGTTGACATGCTCCCAGTGGATGTCCATGCCCACAGGCTTGTGGACGTCCAGGAGGTACTGAACGAACTCTTTGAAGGTCACGCCGGCGCCTGTCCTGAGGGCGGCCCGCGACGCATTGACGCGGTACTTGGAGATGATGGGCTTCCCGAAGACGGGGTGGTAGTAGCTGTTGGGGTGCTCGAACTTGTCCCTGAAGGCTGACACTAGCCTCTCGAAGGGCTCCCGGACGAAGAGCACTTTGGTGTAGGTCTCCAGCCGCTGGGAGATGCCCCTGTGGTCGAAGCTGTCCAGCCTTTTCAGGTGGTTGCCATAGTGAACCGTGTTGTGCTGGATATCCCTGGTGGAGGAGGCAAAGCCTTCCAGCACCATCAGCACCCGCTTCCAGTTGGAGCAGCCGGCTTTGGGCACCTCGCAGTACAGCAGTTTGTGCTTGTCCTCCACGAAGATCCTGGAAACATGGTAGGGCGTTATAgtcctcttgctgttgcttTTGTACTTGGCACACACTTCCTTCATCAGGCGCTTCCTGCCCTCCTGTATCGTGGAGAGCATCTGCCACTTTGCCGAGGTAGGGGGCAGGGTGGTGGCATTGGGAGCAAGTGCCAGCAGGGtgtttttcagcagcagctTCCGCCGCCGCTTCGTGATGCGGGCTGGATTGATATCCAGGCCGTTGCCTTCCATCTCTCTGGATCCCTGGGCCCCCAACTGCCTGTTCCCTTCGAAGGCAGGAAACTGCATAGGGGAGATGGCCCCCGACAGGGCCTCCTTACCCCTCACTCCATCCCCAGGGTCCGGCTCggccttccctccctccctgctgtACGTACACAGGTCCTGCAAACAGAAAGTTAAAGCATGTAGTCTTACATCTAGATCAGGTTCATTTAAATCCCCATGTATGATGGTTATAAGTTAGATTTTAAATAAGAGTAATAAGTAATATCTAGGCTTGATCTTTTTATCAACATTTGCTGTGATTGCAGAACTCTTTTATAATCAAGTTTTGGTAACTGTCCCACACATCTGGGCACTTCATTCACCCCACTGAGCAGCTACCCTGCAATGGGTTAACACTCCTGCGAGTCAGCACGCAAGGATTAGGTTTAATTAACACTTCCTATTGTACTAATGTGAACGAGTGTGTGAGGAACTCCAGGGATGCGTCTCTCTCCTGATTTGATTAGATACGTTGATATGAGGATGTGATAGTGTTCGCACGGATACCATTTACTTTAGGAGAATAACAGATAGCTAATTAATTGAAAGTTACTTGAGGCTGATAAGATCCTTGTATCTTGGCTGGACTGAACACACACTACTAGATGTCAGAGTGGGGGGTGACGGGACACAAAAATGATtaatttgaatgaaaaaaaGTAATTAGACTACTGtaagtaaattatatatatagaattatttaatttatttagattaagtagattaaataaacaatagaCAAAAGCAGAAACAGGTTAATCCTTTTTTACTGTAATGCTGACAGTACTTCACAATTAATTTAGAAGGAATGGAAACATACACTCTTACAAAATACTTCCCTGGCAAGTTACCATATGTAAGACAAAAGGTAACTTGGTATCACTTGGTCCTTTCATTCCTTAATTGAAATAGGATTATTGCATGTAATACTGAAGCATACCACGTGGTGGCGCCCCTGCCCTACTGTTTGGACTTCCTTTCCTAAATCTCTGTCTCATAAAACAGCTTGTTTCTGTTGAGTTTTTTCTCTGGTGGGGAATAAAGTGATGTTGAACTGTACTACATTTGGCAGTAGATTTACTTTATAATAAGTGTTAAACAAATATCTGGCACACTATGGAATGTGTAGATAGTTTCTAACTCTGAATGGTGCTTGTCAAGATATATTCATAACAGCATTTTCTTTGTCATTTTTGGACTGATTGTTGAAAGTAAAAGTTGAGCTGCTATGTTTGGACTCTCAGCCCAGATGAGTCCAGACACTAATTAGAAAGATAAAAGCAAATTCACTTTTTTCACTTcacttaaaattaatttaaatggttAACAGCAACTACCACTGTAGACATAATAGGGTTAAGAACTCCAATAGAATGACATGTGtaattaacataataataacagaataaTATTGAGTATTGAAATCTAAAGTGCAGGTTTAAGGATTCTTAATAATTCTATATGGAGGAGTCttcatggactcctcactttctccatccaaacaatgtggggaagcaataaaaaaggcaaacaggatgatagggtatattgtcaaaagtgtagaattgagaacaagggcagtgatgttcagactgtacaatgcactagttagagctcatctggatactgtggacagttctgggctccacacttcaagaaagatatcgctgctctagaggcagttcagaggagagcaaccagacttattccaggactgaagggaaagtcctactgagagactgaggaactgaacctattcaccctggaacagaggagactacgtggggactacgtgaaaatttgggaacatttaaaaacagactgcataggatccttggatcacttagttattaatggacaccaaatgagcacgatgggtcgaatggcctcctctcgtttgtaaactttcttatgttcttataattcAATTTGTAAGTTATGTACCTGGAGTGTTTCTTTCCTAaatgcaatatttgtatttgtacagtACGAGTTGTTGCCTTTTACAACTGGTTTAGCTGTCCTCTGTGAAAACATCTCGTCTACATTGCTGTTACGCTTCAAAATGCAGTCAGTGATATAATAAACTATTAAACTACACCCAAGACACCGGGTTGAGTTTATCGCACAAAAAGGGCACGCTCTTAAAATCCTTTCAATCATTTATTTCtgcattacaaaaataacatttcaacctCCGTCTTCCTCCGAATCTGACAAACGATACtgaggatgttttttttctctgaaaTCAAGGTCATATTATCAATAATTGAAACGACTTTAAAGGTATAAAATCTACTCCTTTTAGACTTTATAACTGATATTTTGACATTGCAATTCTTTAATGAACATGTCAGTGTATATTTTCACTGCTTGCACCGTGAGATTTGTTAAATAGGAATTGAGgctaaaacaactgaaaagctAAGAAGCCTCTGATAACACAAAAAGCAGCTTGTACTCCAGTATCTGGGGCAATGAAATTTTGAAATTGACTTTCACAGGTTGACTTTATCTGTGAAATCCAAGACAATGTTTCAACAAGAAGATATGATCTTACCTTTCTTGTTGTCTGTCTTGGTTTCACTCTGATCTTTGAGCctgaggagaaaaaagaaagaaggatgTGTCATTAGTAATGGGACAGCGGAGTAACTCCTTTAAGAACTCGGGAACTCACAAAGCTACAGCTCAATACAGTCGCCAAACATTCAAGCTGTTCGCTAAACATAGAGCACTAAACTCCACTTTAGAGAACATGCTTTAGAGAACattgtaagatagcactttacaacgttttatcatactacttgccttgcgttactagtactcgtattattttgatttcccctttgctccctttccctcggcccttgactgtgacctaacatcttgtctgcactcagcttttacaatccagggtgtaagacctcatatattgtattcactgtataaaatgtattatggtttgaattgcactatattatgtaaattggaatttgtgatgttttatgccttgaactgctctgtatgtttgcactttgtattgcgcttatattttgtaagtcacactggataagggcgtctgccaagaaataaataataataataataataataataataataataataataataataataataataataataataatgctttgaaaacatgacacaaataaaacattgtaaggGTGCCCTTTGTAGGGAGATTTGTGCTTTTTcagtgaataaaaaaatataatttaaccagttcttatttgtaatgtttctgTTTTGATGGATTCCACTTGCCatatgttgtttaaaaaaactgtttttttatatacttgATTACATACTTGTATTGGAAGCAGATGTTTTACTCAATTTTAGCTCTTTAATGAGCCAattcagaaataaaatctgtatgGTAATGCAACAGAACAGGGCTGAGGGAAAACTGTGCTTGCTGCAACTGTTATTCATGTAATTTAGCTCTATTATGGAAGGAGGGCCTTCAAAATTGCCTATAAGCAAAGAAGAAATCCAAGTGGCTTAAACAAGCTACTGTAGAAACCATGTTCGAGACAAAACAATGTTTTAGAAACCAGGAGACAAATGCAGTCTGTTGGCTGTGCTGGGAAATGCCCGGTTCTCCTCATTTCTAATCAGTCAGACAGGTCTCCATACATCTGTCTCCCAAGTGATTAGAATTGTGAAGCACTTCTGCCTTACTGGTCTGTCACATATGATTTGAGGCTAAACATGATAAAACCCTTAAAAAAATGAGAGAAATCGGCAAACACGGGGATGCAGCTCTCCTTAACTAATGAAATCTCTGCTTGCTGTGATACTTAAGCCTTGACATTTTCAGTGTATAAATGCCAGATTTGGAAGGCAAAACAATTTAGTAATGTGATTTAGTTTAAGGCATTACTACAGCATGACCTTTCTAGGCATCGGAGGTGGTTATCTTGTGCTAGCATGGCTGTCCTTTCAGACTCTCCTTATTCTTTTTTCATAGGATACGGAGAAGGGGTCTCCAACCGGGGGAGAGGAGTTAAAAGAATATCTTAAAAAGCAGAATTGTGCTTTTCAGAGCCGGGAGAGGTTGTGGCAGTTAATCCCTTTTGTTTTCCCTCACATGAGGGGTATTTGCACACCGACAAAGCAGTCGAGACGGGGGATCTAAAACTCTTGATGGTTCTTAAAACTGTATTGCAGTTGAAGGAACAAGATTATATTCCTGCTGCACAAATAGATGATTAcctgtgttttcttgttgtaAAGTGCTTTGAGATGAAAAGGTGCTATATCAAACACTATAATTATTACAAAGCAATGTTTATTTTGCGATTCAGTATAACCTCAGGAAGGAAACTGGTGGCTGAAGGGATATTCTGATGAGCAACATAACACTTGACACAGCCCGGTTACCCATAACAACAGGAGTTTAAATCGATTCACCCTAATTATTGTACCTTAACACTACGGaagtgttatttttttccccctttgaaAGGTACATTATGAGACAGATTACATTTCATCCCTATTTAGTTCTATTTTATTAATGCCAGgatttaattaatcattttgACAAAGTGGGGGACAATGTATGTCCTCACTTCTCCTTTTTGAGAAGTTAAAGACAAAACGTACACCTCCTGTTTTTGAAAGTAGCACCTTGTATGAAAGGAACTGACCTAAATACGTTTTTCTTCCTAAGACAAACATTGCTGACCAGTCTGGAGCCAAAAGTTGGGGTTAATCCAGAAATCTAGGACTGTGATCTAAACGAGTAATTTCTTAACAGAAGTCGTTGGGAACATCGCTGTCATCAGCCTGCATGAAGCTCATTGTTCCAAGAACCCCGTCAAGCTGTTAATTGAAAGGTCTGAGTAAGCCGTTACCTCCAGCAGGGCTTGGTAACTAAAGCTCTGTCTGAGTAAAGAAGTGACTGCTACCTGCCTCCACCGCAGAATGTAAATCCTCTGGTGTTAGACATTGGCTTCTTGGTTCTCTTGTGGTTTTCGATTAACTTTGTCCTAAGATCCATTAAATAATGGTGGTTTTGAGGGTAAAATGCTTTCTGTTCTTGTCCGCAGGCCGGTAGAAGGCCACTGTGCTCTCCATTCCCAGAGGTGGGCTGCTCTGAGACTGGGCAAGGGCTGCACCGAGTCTTTCTCTGCTCTTTTCTCTGCACCTCCTTAACCTTCAATTCCCCCAAAAGGGCTGCAATGAAAGGGTAACCTTGCCTTTTGCCTTGAATAATACATTGCCCCCGTCCTGCTGTGCGAAGGAATGAGGCGAGCTCTTACGGGTCCCCTCTTGAAAAATGCTGTGCAGTAAAACGACCTCGTGCGATACATCAAGAATCCCACAACTTTCAGACATGCGTACCTCGCTTCATTTTTTCAGTTACGTGTTAAAATGCTTCCTGTGTTTTCAGAGCTCACGCCCAGCTTTCACTTTTAACACATTTTGATCTTCAACACATTTAGAAATCAAAGGCactcaatgttgtttttttattttttccttctatTGAAAGTGGTAGAAAGGCATAGTATAAGGTAACACTGAAAACCAATACCTTTACATTAACGTGGTAGCTGTTGTGATTTAATTATAGTGTCAAAATTAGTTTCAGTTGAGTCATGCATTGTATCTACCAAAGAAAAATCCTTCTCATAGGTTAGAAGCTCGATCTGCAGGAATAATTATAGACATTAACCACAAAGGGCTTGGGCTAAAGCAAACCCAAATGAATCTTGATTTTCTCTGCTATTTTCTGGGAAAACAGGTGTACATAACTAAATACAATCATTTAAAGTGATCTTGTTTGCATTGAAGTTGATGTATTAGATGAGaaactgaatgtgtgtgtattaagcCGTCTACAAAACCCATTCATCGGGTTACCTTGTATTTGATGTACATAAGATactgtgaagaagaagaaaaggacAGTTTATTCTTGGGCTAAAAAGTTTTCCATGTTCCCTTTAGAACATGAGATATTGTAGCCAAtcatagaaaaacaaatacaccaaGAAACAATGAACATAAATTAGCTGtagaaaagaaaagataaagaaaatgtGGTACAACTTAACTTTTTTTGATTTGATAATGATTCCATCACACTCTTTTCAGCCCAAATTTGTATCAAGGTTACTTCTCAAAGCGCTTCTGTTACAAAATTTGCCCTTGAGAAACAGACTGTATTCACATTTTAGTGAATTACACTGCCTAAATCGTGTCTGTGGGTTTTCAGTCCTGGCAGCGAAGGGGGGACACATCTTTGTACTCATGACTCATGTGTGAATAACATAGTTAATCTGTTCAATAGAAGGCAGTGTAGTAAATTAGATTAGAGGTCAGGGGTCATTTGGGCGGCTTGTGCCCATTTGTTGTGTATGCTGAATCAATGTTCGTTGGGTCTAATAAGCTCAATTTAGAGTTTCAATACTAATGCCTCTTAAAagcagtacccccccccccagcataAAAAGATCTGCAAACGACCGCAAGACAAAACAATGCCCAATTAAGGAGCTCATTATTTGCAAGAAATTGGCTTTCTACAATGCAGTCCTTTGTTGTTCCATGGTGATTCAGACCGAGTAAATATATGGAGAGGCAATGGATAATTGAGTACACTATAATTTTATCTCAACTACTGAAGCAGGAACCAGCAATAGACTTTCTACAAGGTGACCGATTTTTGCAACCTGAGTTTGATTCAAGTGATCCCTTTCACGTTCCTGGTTAACCCCTTTGCATTTTGTGGTCTACAGCTATGGTGCATGCCAGGTGTCATGTAAAAAGCTGAGATGTTTGGCTGTGATCAAAATGTTGAAATGAAGCACATTTAGTGAATTTgggcaatgtattttttttttggtcatggTAATAGCTGGGCGGGGGATTTTAGAAATGTATCAGAAAAAGCAGTGTGTGGATTTAATCCACTCCCACTGTTTGGACACCTGGAGATGCAGAGGGCTTGAAATCGGTGGGGCTTACTGTGTCACATGGTGTGTTTGCTGCTATAAAGACAGTTTCAAGGGTAGCGTTAAGCTGGTGATGAAAATACACAGGTACATAAAAGGTTGCAACTCATCATGAATTATGAGTATTATTTCATCTGGGGGGTGGAGAGACTTTTAAATCTTTCATGCAAATGCTACTCATTCCAATGTGTTCTGAAGTATCCAACTCATGGACATGGCTCTTTAGCAAATACACTTGGGCACTGATCCACATTTGTGCTTTTCATCCGACAAGCACAGGATGTGGAATGAAAATGTGGCCACTGCTTcccctttttatttgttttttttctcccaggTTTACCAACACAGACTTAAAGACTGCCATTTGCCCTTCCTGTTCTGATCCATTCTCCACAGTCCCCCTGCTAACAACGTCACCCAAACCACCGACCACAACATTAGCCCAGCTCAGGGTAAGCTGAAGCAAAATGGTTTGATTTTAAAGTCTTACAGCTGATTTCTACTTCTACTATAACAGATGGATTTTCCACAATGAAGAAAAATATGAAAGGAAAAAGGGTGGGCTGCTAcatattttttagttttgccgtttatgaagaaaaacattGGGAATGTTACCCCCAGGCTGTATTGTCTCACAGGACCATCTTGATTTTCTAGCAGGCTGTAAGGTTAAAaaacgaaaaagaaaaaagaaaaagaaaaggtggACGCTTGGCTGTTGCTTTAAATTGATTTCCATGGAAACACTGTGCTGACAAGAAAGAGGAGTGGAAGGCGAGAAGAAACAGTGCTATAATGCGAAGTAGGAGGCTTTGGCAGCTTTTCAAAGCGGGGATCTGTAAACAAATGTACCTGTCAGCTGCGATCCATGGGTTAAGTGAATTATCGCAGCTAAAATGTGCTGTACAGAAGGCTCTAATTGGCACGTCTCTTATTAAAATGCAGGTGAGCTCCTGACCTATGAAAGCACACTGCAGCATTTTAGGGACTATTCCCTTGTTGATgactgaagggaaaaaaaatataaaacagataCACAATGCTTTTGcatatttgaagaaaaaaagttGGCTGAGGAGAACGAAAGCCTTCTTACAGTAATTGGCCCGCTTCCTTGTACCAGTTGAGTAACATAAGGAAAGGAAAGCTCTCAGTGAGAACTTGCAGTCCTGCTGCTCTCTCACCGGAGATTTGTGAAATGGGGGGGGAGAGCTATTTGGCCCCACAAACTTGCTCTTGCTGTTTGGACAGTATCTCTGTGGCTTCAGCGTTTCCTTTCTGCAGCTTTGTTTCTCAAAATCTGTTTCAGCCCCCTCTCAGCCTCAAAGGACAAGGGAAAACATAGTAAAGCCTTGGATGTCCTTTTTCCAATTCCACCTTAAATGGCTACTGTCAGTGTTTATCAGTGTCCACATTTATCATAACAAGGCCCTTTTGTTGTAATAATGATAGGGGCTCGTTCTCCTAAATTACAGAAAAGTGTCTACAGGTTTGCTGCCGGCAATCAACACACGAACTGAGAGATAACACGGGCCTGAATGTCTAACTCACTACTGATCATTGACGCATCACAGTAAGTATAACTAGCATCTCTTCTGCTTTTATCGCAACCGTTACAGATTCCCTCGCCCCAACACGTACACTATGTGTTGCTTTTGTTTGGAGAGTAGGAAGTGTCCGTTACCGTTTTTAGTTTCTCCAAGCAGTCTAAGCCGTTATGG
This DNA window, taken from Amia ocellicauda isolate fAmiCal2 chromosome 9, fAmiCal2.hap1, whole genome shotgun sequence, encodes the following:
- the chst8 gene encoding carbohydrate sulfotransferase 8; translated protein: MKLPCLFSFILLFGAGGLVLFIHLQDLSEMVQQQTPGSKIRVKPRQTTRKDLCTYSREGGKAEPDPGDGVRGKEALSGAISPMQFPAFEGNRQLGAQGSREMEGNGLDINPARITKRRRKLLLKNTLLALAPNATTLPPTSAKWQMLSTIQEGRKRLMKEVCAKYKSNSKRTITPYHVSRIFVEDKHKLLYCEVPKAGCSNWKRVLMVLEGFASSTRDIQHNTVHYGNHLKRLDSFDHRGISQRLETYTKVLFVREPFERLVSAFRDKFEHPNSYYHPVFGKPIISKYRVNASRAALRTGAGVTFKEFVQYLLDVHKPVGMDIHWEHVNRLCSPCLLDYDFIGKFETMEEDANFLLHLTGAPRNLTFPSFKDRHSQEERTSARITQHYFAQLTPPERQRAYDFYYMDYLMFNYSKPFKDLY